ttccaaaaacaagttcAGATGAGAGGAGAGAAATATCTTCCAAATATCTTCGTGTCTCATTCCAACTCAAGAAGACGAAACCCCATTTCCATGAGATGGGTTCAATCCTTATATCTATATAGACAAAGAAGGGGCTCTGAACAATAATTTCAAGAACAGAGATATTTTACAGCCCCAAGAACAATCTGAAATTATCCATGGCAGTTAGTGTATTGAAATCATTACACGTTATGAACATATGTGGGCTTCGTCTATGATTGTTTTGTTGTCACCGTTTCCAGTACCAATACCAAATACGAGTAATGACATGAATATCATTTCCTTTCTAGCTAGCTTAGGTAGAAATTTTCATAGAAACAAAGCTGGGTCAACTCTCAAAAAGTAGCGGACAAGAGGGGACAAACAACCAACCCTGgccaaaatttctcaatttgtAAAAAGCAAGCTGGTTGTTCAACTGCAAAAGATGTAATAAGTACTACTTAAGATGGCTCCCATCACTAGACTATGTACCATGTTATTCACAAAAGCAAATCCAACTACTCATGGCATTCCTGGAAGTCAATGTAGGAGAAAAATGAAGTGGGGTCAGTGGTTTGATTTTCTCCTCAACTACGGCTATATACAGAAAGATCATACAGATTTTCAATCTGGTAGGGCCATTGTCCTTCCAACATTGTAAACAAAGAGGAAAATGGCAGAAGTTAAACCCATCCAATTGTGaattatattcttctttttactTTCATCCAAAAAGATGAATAACCAAATAATCTATAACACTACACTAAACTTCATGAAAAAAATTGGACTGTTACTCCTTAAAAACTAACGAACATTCTTATGTGACTTGTAAGGAAAACGAGAAGGAGTTGAAGGGGAAAGTTCAATCGGCAGTTGGGGTGGTTCCAACTCACCAGTAAGCATCCCCACAACCTGTTTCATTGAAGGCCTACGAGCAGGCCTCTTCtgtaaacaaagcaaagcaacCGTGATGGAAAGCAGTGCTTGTTCTCGATCCAAACTCTCTACAGATTTATCAACCAAATCAACAAGCTTCCCCGTGCGGGCTAGTTGGCGCGCCCACGATAAAAGATTAGCTCTTTGGTATTCTGAAATGGGCGTATTCGTCACCTGAAGTGGGCGTCGCCCAGCAATGACAACTAACAATAAGACCCCATAACTATATACATCACACTTTTCTGATATATCCACACCTCCACCATACTCAGGGGCAACATAACAAACAGTTCCCCTCATACTCGGTGTACTACTAACACCACCACTACCCGAATCATGGCTATTGCGACGAGCACGAAATAGCTCACCGCTTAGCCCGTCTAACCACCAATCAATACTACTACCCCGACTGTTCTGACTCCggctcctcttcttctttctctctggATACAAATCCTCGTCCCTTGGCCACCAATTATCGCCATTTCCATTGCCATTGTCGTCCATATGCTTGCTTATCTTGcccttctttttattcttcctaGCTAGCTCTTCGCAATACTCCTCCTTCCACCACTCCCTAGCCTGCCTCCGCTTCGAAGTCTTCGAATTCTTTGCATTCTTTTCCTCATCCATTGACACCCACCACTCCAAACTCTTCctgttcttcttcttgttcttctccAACTTCACAGTTGCTCCACTGGTCGAAGAAGAAGCGCCAATCCAATCACTCTTCGGCCTCTCTTTCTTTATCTCAGTCCCAATCCACTCTATCACATAGTCCTTCTTAATCTCCGCCTCTCCATTCTCTTGCTTCCACCACCAATCCCTCCTCCCCGAAGCACTGTTTATCCCTTTACCATTCCTCTTTCCTTTACCATCCAAATTCCCCTCCGGCGACACTGCCTTCTCCGGTGACACCACCGTGTTCACCGCCTCTACTGTCTCCGGAGAAGTCACCGAATTTTCAACCCGAAGAACACTCTCCGGCGACGGTGATTGACCCACAGCAGGACCACCGAAATCCTCAAAAGTAGTCACGCTCTCAGTCTCCTCCACCACTGAACCACAATCCTCGACTCCATTACCATCCTTCTTCACCTCCAATCCTCCGCCATCATCAACCACCGTAATCTCACACTGATTCTGACTCTCCGATTTCACTTTAGCAAGCCCAAAATCCCCAATCTTGGCCTTGAAATACCGATCCAACAAAATATTACTAGGCTTAATATCCCCATGAATCACAGGGGGATCCAAACTATGCAAATACTCAAGCCCCTTCGCTATATCAAGAACGACATCGTATCGCCTCCTCCACTCCAAAAGCTCAGCCCTTTTAGTTTTCAGAAGCGCGTCCTGAAGATTCCCATTCGGCATCAACTCGTAAACGAGCAGCATACGGCGCCGTTTGCGGTGGGAAGAAAAACCCAGTACGGAAACTAGATAAGGAGATTGGAGCTTGGAAGCAAAGAAGAGCTCGTTGTGAAACTCACGCTCGCCTTGGAGAGAACCGGAGTCCATGACCTTGACGGCGATGGGGAGAGATTTGAGAGAGCCGGAGAAGACGGGGCCGAACCCTCCTTGGCCGAGGCGGTCGGCGAAGGAGTTGGTGGCGCGGCGGAGGACGGAGTAGGAGAAGCGGTGCGGGGGCTGAGCCGAGTCTGAGTCTGCCGGAGTGGTGCGTTTCCGTCGGGTGAGTTTGCGGTAGAGGACGACGAGGAATAAGAAGATGGAGAAAGCGGCGGTGGAGGCTATGAGAGGTGGGAAGAGTTTAGATGAGACTGATTTTGTGGCGGTGGTGGTGATCGGTGTGGGTGcagtttgggtttgtgattcGGAGGGAGAGATTTGGCGAGTTGGCATGGCTGGAAGAGTCGTGTTTGGGAGGTGGGAAAATTGTATGGTGAAAGTTTACATGctgtgtttgtttatttggttgCTAGTCTAGTTTTGGTCTGGGTTTGGTTTTTCTGATATCTCAGTTTTTGCTACTGCTGCTTCTTTCTATGGAATAGTGTATTGGTGCTTGGTGTAGTGGTGGtgtgctctctctttctttttcttttttcttttttttttttccctgactTTTAGGCGTGGTTGAATATTGACAAGGGTAACCTCACCTCACTGGTTCTTTTATTTAGGGGCTTTTATTGACATTTACGTGGCacgtgacttttttttttcttttttcttttttttttctatttttgttttagaaatagGAATAGCTGTTGTGAACCTTATATGATTTCTTTAACTTTCCTATGTATTACCATAATTCCAATAATACCATATATACATGATTTTCTTGGGTTTCTTTTATTTGTGTACGTgtaatctaaatatataaaaaataaaaaaatcatattgtaaGGATGCAATTTGGGTCCCTAACCCAAAAGATAAATGAACTTAAACCTAAAAAGctcaatataataaatttgtagagagtggattgAAAAACTAGATTTTAATGAATCAGACAACAAGTAAAGTCGAttcagatgacaagaaaataaagatagactggtttaaataaaaaaaaatcgtctgaggagatcagttcttatatatttctctcaaatttgattacaagttcaattcttgattgctacagtgtttttctcttaatttctcgaTCCCTTTCTCTTAGGGTCTCTCTTCCATTTTATACTATATTCCcctttcatctccaccttccacatGTAAATTAAATTGTTGGTGTTGATCATTATCCCATCAACACATTCCTGAAGTCTTTGGGTAGTAGCTGTAAGACTAAAAGTtactattcaggtatcacttcctcattaatgcgataagagagttagctgcaaagcatttaatgcggtggtagcaactTTTCCTTTAGATATTTCTTAGCCTCCCTATATC
The sequence above is drawn from the Quercus lobata isolate SW786 chromosome 12, ValleyOak3.0 Primary Assembly, whole genome shotgun sequence genome and encodes:
- the LOC115972148 gene encoding receptor-like serine/threonine-protein kinase At4g25390; translation: MPTRQISPSESQTQTAPTPITTTATKSVSSKLFPPLIASTAAFSIFLFLVVLYRKLTRRKRTTPADSDSAQPPHRFSYSVLRRATNSFADRLGQGGFGPVFSGSLKSLPIAVKVMDSGSLQGEREFHNELFFASKLQSPYLVSVLGFSSHRKRRRMLLVYELMPNGNLQDALLKTKRAELLEWRRRYDVVLDIAKGLEYLHSLDPPVIHGDIKPSNILLDRYFKAKIGDFGLAKVKSESQNQCEITVVDDGGGLEVKKDGNGVEDCGSVVEETESVTTFEDFGGPAVGQSPSPESVLRVENSVTSPETVEAVNTVVSPEKAVSPEGNLDGKGKRNGKGINSASGRRDWWWKQENGEAEIKKDYVIEWIGTEIKKERPKSDWIGASSSTSGATVKLEKNKKKNRKSLEWWVSMDEEKNAKNSKTSKRRQAREWWKEEYCEELARKNKKKGKISKHMDDNGNGNGDNWWPRDEDLYPERKKKRSRSQNSRGSSIDWWLDGLSGELFRARRNSHDSGSGGVSSTPSMRGTVCYVAPEYGGGVDISEKCDVYSYGVLLLVVIAGRRPLQVTNTPISEYQRANLLSWARQLARTGKLVDLVDKSVESLDREQALLSITVALLCLQKRPARRPSMKQVVGMLTGELEPPQLPIELSPSTPSRFPYKSHKNVR